In the Williamwhitmania taraxaci genome, one interval contains:
- a CDS encoding ABC transporter ATP-binding protein, with the protein MLKTVDLVKVFRTEEVETTALNKVNIHVKDGEFVAIMGPSGCGKSTFLNIIGLLDNPSGGEIYFVGHEVSKFKEKQRTNLRKANIGFVFQSFNLIDELTVFENVELPLLYLGVSSSERKKKVEAVLDRMKMSHRRNHFPQQLSGGQQQRVAIARAVVANPKLILADEPTGNLDSANGEEVMNLLSELNSEGTTIVMVTHSPSDAEKAHRIIHLFDGHVVTENVKKIL; encoded by the coding sequence ATGCTAAAGACTGTTGATTTAGTAAAGGTTTTCAGAACCGAAGAGGTGGAAACCACCGCACTTAATAAGGTGAATATTCATGTTAAGGATGGTGAGTTTGTTGCAATAATGGGTCCATCGGGCTGCGGAAAGTCTACTTTCCTAAATATTATTGGCTTGCTCGACAACCCCTCGGGAGGGGAGATATACTTCGTTGGGCATGAAGTCTCAAAGTTCAAGGAGAAGCAGCGCACAAATCTGCGTAAAGCCAATATCGGCTTTGTTTTTCAGAGTTTTAATCTGATTGATGAACTTACCGTTTTCGAAAACGTGGAGCTACCTCTGCTTTACCTTGGAGTTTCCTCTTCGGAGCGCAAGAAAAAGGTTGAGGCGGTTCTCGACAGAATGAAGATGTCGCACAGGCGAAATCACTTCCCACAACAACTCTCAGGCGGTCAACAGCAACGCGTTGCAATAGCTCGGGCTGTTGTTGCTAATCCAAAGTTAATTTTGGCCGATGAGCCTACGGGTAATCTCGATTCGGCCAACGGCGAAGAGGTGATGAATTTACTGTCGGAGTTGAATAGCGAAGGGACAACAATCGTTATGGTTACGCACTCTCCCAGTGATGCTGAAAAGGCTCATCGCATAATCCATCTTTTCGACGGACACGTTGTAACGGAGAATGTCAAAAAAATATTGTAA